In one Pseudodesulfovibrio tunisiensis genomic region, the following are encoded:
- a CDS encoding terminase small subunit, translating into MAGKTAQLTARQRAFVQEYLVDLNATQAAIRAGYSKRSAYSQGQRLLKKAEIQAAIREELEKRTERTQITQDYVLKNIVSIVERCMQAEPVTDRKGKPVYVENAAGEQVPAYTFDSHGALRGNELLGKHLGMFNEKVDHNVEGSLTINLKRYDDESNGENGN; encoded by the coding sequence ATGGCAGGCAAGACGGCGCAACTGACGGCAAGGCAAAGGGCGTTTGTTCAGGAATACCTTGTGGACCTGAACGCAACGCAGGCCGCCATTCGTGCCGGGTACAGCAAAAGGTCGGCCTATTCGCAGGGACAGCGACTGTTGAAGAAAGCTGAGATTCAGGCTGCGATACGGGAAGAGCTTGAGAAACGGACGGAACGTACGCAGATCACGCAGGATTACGTGCTGAAGAACATCGTGAGCATTGTCGAGCGGTGCATGCAGGCGGAACCTGTGACCGATCGCAAGGGAAAGCCGGTGTACGTGGAGAACGCGGCCGGGGAACAGGTGCCAGCGTACACGTTCGACAGCCACGGAGCCTTGCGCGGGAACGAGCTGCTGGGAAAGCACCTCGGGATGTTCAACGAGAAGGTCGACCACAACGTGGAAGGCAGTCTGACCATCAACCTGAAACGCTACGATGACGAGAGCAACGGCGAGAATGGAAATTGA
- a CDS encoding DUF5675 family protein: protein MIDRAELVRLEKGEDGTFGVLKLNGHVFCMTLEPQDRDNAVGASCIPEGRYFCQPVHSPGFGDVYEIANVPGRTHILVHPGNLVRDTEGCVLLGRRYGTLDGQRGILTSRDTVTEFLSVADNQPFALTIIDASEV, encoded by the coding sequence ATGATCGACAGGGCAGAGCTGGTACGACTGGAAAAGGGCGAGGACGGCACGTTCGGCGTATTGAAGCTGAACGGCCATGTCTTTTGCATGACCTTGGAACCGCAGGATCGGGACAACGCCGTGGGCGCGTCCTGCATCCCGGAGGGCCGGTATTTCTGCCAGCCCGTGCATTCCCCCGGATTCGGCGACGTGTACGAGATCGCGAACGTACCCGGCCGCACCCACATTCTGGTGCATCCCGGCAATCTGGTCCGGGATACCGAGGGATGCGTGCTGCTCGGCAGGCGATACGGCACCCTTGACGGACAGCGCGGCATCCTGACTTCCCGCGACACCGTGACGGAGTTCCTGTCTGTCGCCGACAACCAGCCCTTTGCCCTGACCATCATCGACGCGAGCGAGGTGTAG
- a CDS encoding DUF2628 domain-containing protein — MDSNVLIILVMVGLFVLCVVVAKLINVPTAEVSVEAKQPQQEPEKGVQALYQQDEVKSDSKIGKQIVAATKQQQTERADSSSMRTGISVEDYEAFVGNNFIKYYERIELFDSLDGKYKGKWHWPGFFFAPAWLLYRKLYPQAAFVLVLSFIPIVGFIAHCYVGWAGYHMYYKNARKSIESICRLFPNKDNKLRLKKIGGTLVWVPWLSGVLYLLGLLAFLANF, encoded by the coding sequence ATGGATTCCAACGTCTTGATCATATTGGTTATGGTTGGCCTTTTTGTGCTTTGCGTGGTTGTGGCCAAGTTGATCAATGTCCCGACCGCTGAAGTCTCTGTGGAGGCGAAACAGCCTCAACAGGAACCGGAAAAGGGGGTTCAAGCTTTGTATCAGCAAGATGAAGTCAAATCGGATTCGAAAATCGGCAAGCAGATCGTAGCTGCGACAAAGCAGCAACAGACAGAAAGGGCAGACTCTTCGTCTATGCGGACTGGGATTTCTGTCGAGGATTATGAAGCATTTGTTGGAAATAATTTTATTAAATATTATGAGAGGATTGAGCTTTTCGATAGTCTTGATGGCAAGTACAAAGGGAAGTGGCATTGGCCCGGATTCTTTTTTGCTCCCGCTTGGTTGCTGTATCGGAAACTGTACCCTCAAGCTGCCTTTGTCTTGGTTCTATCGTTCATTCCAATTGTTGGATTCATTGCGCATTGCTACGTGGGGTGGGCAGGATATCATATGTATTACAAAAACGCTCGGAAGAGCATTGAATCCATATGCCGTTTATTCCCAAACAAGGACAACAAGTTGCGTTTGAAAAAAATAGGAGGGACCTTGGTTTGGGTGCCATGGCTTTCCGGTGTGCTGTATCTGCTTGGTTTGTTAGCTTTCCTTGCCAATTTTTAA
- a CDS encoding BRO family protein, with the protein MPSNIIPFQFDQANVRVVQDDQGEPWFVAKDVAEVLGYADTDQAIRSHCKAALTSPVKMTGQARHMKIIPERDVYRLIMRSKLPAAERFEEWVVGEVLPTIRKHGAYMTPEKIEEALLNPDTIIRLATDLKTERQKRLAESKKREVAEAERDRLKPKAETLDSLMASDTALPIGSVAKALHKDFGIGRNKLFKFLRDRGVLMANNEPKQIYMDRGYFRVVERRYEVHGEMRVGTQTLVYQRGVTFIVKLLRKSEDKEAA; encoded by the coding sequence ATGCCTAGCAACATCATCCCCTTCCAATTCGATCAGGCCAATGTTCGTGTGGTTCAGGACGATCAGGGTGAACCCTGGTTCGTGGCAAAGGATGTGGCTGAAGTGTTGGGATATGCCGACACGGATCAAGCTATCCGTTCACATTGCAAAGCAGCTCTGACCTCACCCGTAAAAATGACGGGGCAGGCTCGGCACATGAAGATCATCCCCGAACGTGATGTCTATCGCCTCATCATGCGCTCCAAGCTTCCCGCAGCTGAGCGATTTGAGGAATGGGTGGTTGGCGAAGTTCTGCCGACCATACGCAAGCATGGCGCATACATGACGCCGGAGAAGATAGAGGAAGCCTTGCTCAATCCGGATACGATCATCCGGCTGGCTACAGACCTCAAGACTGAACGGCAAAAAAGGCTGGCCGAGAGCAAAAAGCGTGAGGTGGCAGAAGCGGAAAGAGACAGGCTCAAGCCCAAGGCCGAAACATTGGATTCGCTCATGGCTTCGGACACGGCTCTGCCCATCGGATCGGTAGCCAAGGCCCTGCACAAGGATTTCGGAATTGGCCGCAACAAACTGTTCAAGTTTCTCCGGGATCGGGGAGTCCTCATGGCGAACAATGAACCCAAACAGATTTACATGGACCGAGGATATTTCCGTGTCGTGGAACGCCGCTACGAGGTTCACGGCGAGATGCGCGTAGGCACGCAAACGCTCGTCTACCAGCGAGGCGTGACCTTCATCGTGAAGCTGCTACGAAAATCGGAAGACAAGGAAGCCGCATAA